Proteins encoded by one window of Macaca fascicularis isolate 582-1 chromosome 10, T2T-MFA8v1.1:
- the RASSF2 gene encoding ras association domain-containing protein 2, with amino-acid sequence MDYSHQTSLVPCGQDKYISKNELLLHLKTYNLYYEGQNLQLRHREEEDEFIVEGLLNISWGLRRPIRLQMQDDNERIRPPPSSSSWHSGCNLGAQGTTLKPLTVPNVQISEVDAPPEGDQMPGPTDTRGLKPLQEDTPQLMRTRSDVGVRRRGNVRTPSDQRRIRRHRFSINGHFYNHKTSVFTPAYGSVTNVRINSTMTTPQVLKLLLNKFKIENSAEEFALYVVHTSGEKQKLKATDYPLIARILQGPCEQVSKVFLMEKDQVEEVTYDVAQYIKFEMPVLKSFIQKLQEEEDREVKKLMRKYTVLRLMIRQRLEEIAETPATI; translated from the exons atggaCTACAGTCACCAAACGTCCCTAGTCCCGTGTGGACAAGATAAATACATTTCCAA AAATGAACTTCTCTTGCATCTGAAGACCTACAACTTGTACTATGAAGGCCAGAATTTACAGCTCCGGCACCGGGAG GAAGAAGACGAGTTCATCGTGGAGGGACTCCTGAACATCTCCTGGGGCCTGCGCCGCCCCATTCGCCTGCAGATGCAGGATGACAACGAGCGCATTCGGCCCCCtccgtcctcctcctcctggcactcTGGCTGTAACCTGGGGGCTCAGGG AACCACCCTGAAGCCCCTGACTGTGCCCAATGTTCAGATCTCAGAGGTGGATGCACCGCCGGAGGGTGACCAGATGCCAGGCCCCACAG aCACCAGGGGCCTGAAGCCCCTGCAGGAGGACACCCCACAGCTGATGCGCACACGCAGTGATGTTGGGGTGCGTCGCCGTGGCAATGTGAGGACGCCTAGTGACCAGCGGCGAATCAGACGCCACCGCTTCTCCATCAATGGCCATTTCTACAACCATAAG ACGTCTGTGTTCACGCCAGCCTATGGCTCTGTCACCAACGTCCGCATCAACAGCACCATGACCACCCCACAGGTCCTGAAGCTGCTGCTCAACAAATTTAAG ATTGAGAATTCAGCGGAGGAGTTTGCCTTGTACGTGGTGCATACGAGTGGTG agaaacagaagctgaaGGCCACCGATTACCCGCTGATTGCCCGAATCCTCCAGGGCCCATGTGAGCAGGTCTCCAAAGTGTTCCTAATGGAGAAGGACCAGGTGGAGGAAGTCACCTATGAT GTGGCCCAGTATATAAAGTTTGAGATGCCGGTACTTAAAAGCTTCATTCAGAAGCTCCAGGAGGAAGAAGATCGGGAAGTAAAGAAGCTGATGCGCAA GTACACCGTGCTCCGGTTAATGATtcggcagaggctggaggagatAGCCGAGACCCCAGCAACCATCTGA